Within Deinococcus sp. QL22, the genomic segment CGCAGGCTGCCTGATCTTGGTCATCGCAAGGAGGGAGAAACTGCATGACCAAGAATACGTCGATGTCTTAGCGGGAGCGTGCAAAGGGGAAGGGATTCTGCTGGCGAATTCAGGCGACACACAGTTGAGCGAAGCGCGAGAGCCTGGTTCTGATGGGTCGATCCCCGTCCAGCCGGGCACAGAGCCGAACCGCATGGATTGCCAGGGCAGTCAACACCTGCTGAAGAGACGTTTTTGCACTCCTTGATACCGACCATCCCTGAGTCCGAAGGCTCGAACTCCCTGTGGAAGCGTGCCCTCAATGCCCGCGCGCCGCTGGGCGCGTAAATGGCCGCCTCATCACTCCAGGGGTTGCCTGCATGAGTTATGTATGTCAGTGGTGTAAAATTCATTGAACATCATGTGAAACAGGGGTTCAATGAAACAAGGGCACGACCCCTCTTTTACCAGCCCGCGAGGGCCTCATCGAGGGCTTGGTCGCTCCATTTGGCGTAGATGCGGGTGGTTTCGATGCTGCTGTGGCCGAGGTGGCGGGCAGCGTACTCGAGGCTGCCGGTTTGCCGAACGAGGCGGGTGCCCGCGTAGTGCCGGAAGGCATGCCAGCCTCGGTAGCGGGTTTCGGCCCTTTTGGCAATGACCTGCAAGCGTTGGCGGGCAGCGGTCTGTGTGCCACCAATCACAGCTTCCGCTCGAGGCAAGACTTGCAGGGCAGCAATCAGGGTGCGGGTGAGGGTCACGCGGCGGGTTTTGTCACCTTTGCCGTGCTGAACGGTTAGGACGCCACCGGGCAGGTCAAGGTCGTTCCAAGTCAACTGCAGGGCTTCTTCAATGCGGAGGCCACCGTGAGCGCAGAGGAGAATGAGGGCTCGGTCGCGGGGAGCGGCCATCTTGAGCAGGGCCTGGACTTCATGGTCGGTGTAGGGCTGGCGTTTGTCCCAGGGTGCAGTCTTGTCTTGAACTGGGCGAGCATCACTGAAGGGATCGAGGGCAGTAGCACCAGCCCAACGAAGGGCGCGGAAGAGGGCCCGAGCGGCGGCGAGCTGAACGCGAATGCTGGAGGGTGCCAAACCTGTGACTTCGAGTGACCGTATATAAAGGGCCCCAGCATCCCGTTCGGGTCGAATGAGGCTGAAGCCGGTTCGATCAGCATGCTGAAGAAGTTTGCCTATGCCTTCCCGATACGCACGGGCGGTTCGGGCGGACAGGCCCGCGCCTGCAGACCCATACAGAGAGGTGTGGGCTTCGGTCAGCGACCAGAGTAATTCTGGATCTAACTGTTGGGCAGCGACGATGGCTCGACGGCGGCGTTCCTCGGAGGTGAGATCAGTCCAGCCTCTAGCAGCAGCGAGGGCGTCGCCTTGGAAGCGAACGAGGGCGAGGTTGGGATCAGAGGTGGTCATCGACCTGATCAGATTAGCTTATGCTAACAGGTCTTAGCGAAAGGGAACGGATTTGGTGGCGAGAAGCATGTCTCTGCGGCAAACTCATCGTGAACCGTTCAAGGTTGGTTGTGGGTCAGCGTGAGGGCCGCTGTAATTTCAGGGCCTGAAGGTCACGGCCAAAGCCCCTGAACGGGCTGAGCGGGTGCTGCAAGCGTGGTTGCGGGAACGGGCCGAGCAGGTGCTGGCCGAGCGGATGGAGCGTTGCCTGGAGAGGGCGTCGCACTACGGCATCCAGCACAGTGGTGAGTTCCGCCTGCGCAGTATGGCGACCCAGTGGGGCAGTTGCAGCCGGACAGGCAGGCTCACCTTCAATCCGCTGCTGATCCAGGCGCCCAAGGAATGCATCGATTACGTGCTGCTGCACGAGCTGTGTCACACCCTTGAATTCAGTCACTCCCGGGCCTATTACGCGCTCCTCGGCCGGGTCTTGCCAGACTGGAAAGCCAAACGGGCGCGACTCAATCGACTGGTCGAGTTGCCCGGTTCCTTGCTTTAGGAGCGGATTCGGGCGAACGGGATCACTGGTATGCTCGAGAGATAGACACCACCCGGATTGCCCATATTCACCAGCAACTCGCCGACATTCGCGACCAGGGGATCGAAGCCTTTGGAGCGGAGACCCACGAGTTCAAACTGAACCCACCTTTATCAGTGGACGCCGTAGAAGCCTTTGAGACAGAGCACGCGGTTCGCCTGCCAGAGCCATACCGTGACTTCCTCTTGCAGGTGGGAAATGGTGGTGCCGGTCAAGCCTATGGGTTATATCCCCTAGAGAAAACAGCTACAGGCGGCGTCCTCAAGAGGCCGTCTCCACTCCATTCCCAGATGCCGGAGGTCGGGGCTTGGCACGACGTCCTTGGTCTGGACGAAGACACTGAAGCGGTCTACGACGGCGCCTTGACGCTGCTCACGCAGGGCTGCACCTATGACGTGCTGCTGATGGTCAGCGGGCCTGACCGGGGACGCATCGTCTACGTGGACTGGAATATGGAGCACGCCCCCTTCTTCTCCCAGTTCCCGGATTTTCTGACTTGGTACGAAACTTGGCTGCGTGAAACGCTGGCTGGGTACACGATGACCTGGTTCGGATACGGCCTGCCTCTGAACGCGGGCGAGTCCGCTCTCGTGGCCGTTGATCAGCAGGTGCCTTCCTTCCAACGGAAAGCAGCGCTCAATAACTTGCTGCGGGTACCCTCGCTCACGGCCGATCTCCTGACACTTCTAGAATCCGCGTTGCTGTCGGAACCGGACTTGGGAATTGCTACAGACTTCCTGACGCTCCTGGCTTCCAACGGTGTCCAGGGGTTGGGGGACATCAGTTGGCGTCTCCTGCGCCAGGCCCAGGGGCATCAGATTTACCGCACCGTTCATGCCATGAGGACGATGGAGCTCCCCACCTGGGGAGACGCGGCCCTCTGGGCCTTGGAGCAGGACGCCGACCAGGACGCTTCACAAAGCATTTTGTACCTGTTGAAACGCGAGCAGGCCCTCACCCGGCGGGCGATCGAACTGGCCTTCACATCGAAACACGTCGTCACGACCGGCTTATACGTGAACAGTGAATTCGATAATCCGCTGCCTGTGCCCGACGCATTCTTCACGCATTCCGACCCAGGCGTGCGCCGATACTCGGTCGAATATCAGCCCAATGCTGTGCTCCATCCCAAACTCCCCCAATTACTGGAGCTGTACCGTCAGGAGGCCAGTGAGCATGTGCGGCAGGGGTGGGCACTCAAGATCGGCAGTTTCCATGAACCCGTGGTGACCGCGGCCCTGACCGAGTTTCTGGAGCGGGAAGACAGTGCGATAGTCCGTTCTGCTCTCACCCGGAGGTTGGGCGAACACAAGGCCACTCAGGCTGTTCCGCTGCTGATGCGGCTGACACAGCAGGAGGATCACGTGCTGCGCCTGGAGGCGGCGACTGCCCTCGGAGAGATTGGGGATGAACGCGCCCGTCCAGCCCTGAAGGCCCTGCTCGATCAGCATGAGAAGCCCTTCCGGATCGAGGGGGGCGGCGGGATGGGCTATTCGTACTCCGTTGCGGAGGCCGCACGCCGCGCGCTTAAGATTCTGGGTGGCCACCAAAGGCACCGGAAGATCCTCGGCAAGCTCGTAAAAATCCTGACCAGGACAAGAGAGTAAAAATCAACTGCACCTGCTCCAGTTGACATCCATGAGTGCCTGACTGCGATCAATGCGTTGCGCCCTCCTCCAGCCGACTCAGTTCTGCTTCCAGCTCTTCCACGCTAGGCAACTGGCCTTCGAGATAGTCGGGGAGGGCTTCGGCCAGTTGATAGCTGGCTATCCCCAAGGGCTTCTCCACACCGCGCAGAGCATACTCGGCAATCACCTTGTTCTGGGTCTTGCAGAGGAGCAACCCAATACTGGGGGCATCCTGCGGATGGCGCAACAGGTCATCGGCGGCGCTGAGGTAAAAATTCATCTTGCCCACGTACTCCGGCTTGAACTCCCCAATCTTCAAATCAATGACCACGTAGCAGCGCAGCTTGAGGTGGTAAAAGAGCAGGTCGAGGTAAAAGTCTTCCCCACCCACTTCGAGGTGCACCTGGCTGCCCACAAAGGCAAAGCCCACGCCCAGTTCCAGCATGAAGTCACGCAGATGGGCCAGCAGGCTGCGTTCCAAGTCTCGTTCCAGTGCCTGGGTGCCTAAACTCAGAAAGTCGAAATTGTAGGGGTCTTTCAGCAGTTGCCCCGCCAATTCCGATTGCGGAGCAGGCAGGGCGCGGTCAAAGTTGCTGGTGGCTTGCCCCTGCCGCTCAATCAGGCGACTGTCAATCTGATGGATCAGGATGTTGCGGCTCCACCCGTGCTGAATGGTGGCGCGGGCATACCACTCTCGGGCAGCGGGATCTTTGACTTTTTGCAACAGGGCGACATTGTGTCCCCACGGGATTTGTCCAACAAGCTGTTGGACGATTGCAGGATCAGGCCAGGTGGCCGCAAACTGCTGCATCGCACTCAGGTTGCTGCGGCTAAAGCCTTTCATCTCCGGAAACTCGGTCTTCAAATCCTGCGCCAAACGGTCAATGACTTTTGCGCCCCACCCGGCTTGCCCCTGCCGCTCCAGGATGGACTGCCCGATCTGCCAGTACAACAGCACCAGTTCGCGGTTCACGCTGAGGGCTGCCTGCGTCTGGGCCTGACGAATCTGAGTCTTCAGGTTGCCCAACAGGGTCGCGTAATCGTCCGGCATCTGGAGGCTACGCGTCATAGCCCAGCCGTTCGAGGTTGGCTTTGATCAGGGCTTCCAGGGCGGTCATGGCGGCGTCGATCCGCTTGCCGAGATCGTCCTCTGCTTGGCATTGTCTTCGGCTCATCCCAGCGGGCCTCTTCGGACATCCAGAACACGCCGTCGGCCACGCACTCGTCGCGGTCTTCGGCCGTTGCTTGACCATAGGCAGCTTCGACCTTCTCGTAGTGCAGGCTCAAGGTGTCACTGATGGAGTCGAGAGAGACCCATCCCAAAAAGACGTGTTTGTATGCGGCGTCCACGTGGCCGCGCAGTTGGTCAGCGGTACTCCACAACACTTCTTCAATGTGGGAGGCGGTGCGGGCGGCTTTGGTCATGAATGTCGCCAGTCTAGAGGGTAAGGGAAAAGGCTAGAGACTGTAGGCAAAGGGGGAACCTTATACCAAGCGCTCTCCTCACCTGCTGTGTCCCTGAAAGGATCAACGATTCATGGTGAGGGGTCCAACCTCAAATTCAACGACGAAGCTCCTTGAGTCGTCATAAGCTCACTGCCATAACTCATCTCACGCCAGCTCCAGCGCCCGCCAAAGCTGCTGAAAGCCGACTCTGGAGTAGAAAGCGTAATGAGCTGTAGGTGGTTAAGCAGCGCAAGCCTTTGCTCGGGCCTGTGCTGGAAGAGGCGATGGTTGTGGTGGGGGATGGATCAATGTACAAGTTATTCCTTCAGTAATCTCAAACCGTCACAGCCTCCTCAACGCTGCCCTAAGGGCTTTCACTGCTTATGGTGTTGATGTTATAGATCGAGTTGATTTCAACGTTATTTTTCATGTCTATTCGCCCGTCGCAATACGCGGCACGTGTGGGAAAGCGAAAGATGTTCGCTATTCCAGCCTAGGTCAGGGTACCAATGTTCAGTCCAGACCCATTCAGGGTATGGGAAAGTCGAGTTTCACTTCAACACTGCCATCTCAGTGAGGGACGTCCAGCAATGCTTGCACCCTGAGCTGGCGCAGTTGATGATGGTATGCAGCTCGTTCAGCAGATTGTGTGACACGATCAGCAGTAATGGAGCAACTCTCTGCTGGTCAGTTACCTGCCTTGCTGGAGCGCCATGTCAGCTTTCATGACAGCGTGCTTCACCGGGTGGAATTGCGTTTTTCCCGTGAAGCGCTTGGACGTCATGTCAGCGTGGAACTTGAGGTCTTGGACCAGATGTCTCCGGATGGATGGGGCAAGGTCCGTTTCGAGTTCCGCGGCGTCCATCGGTTGTCGTTGTTGGAGGATCAAACGACCAATGTGGTGTTGAGTCATGGTATTGAATGGACAGTCCACACCGACAGGATCACGGCGGACCTCAGTCCGGTGCACGCTGAGGAAGGACCATCAACGTTCTTGATTTCAGCGCAGGAAGTGTGGTTTGGCAGCGCTCCTGACGCTTCTGATTTCCCCAAGCGGTGAGCTTACCTTTGAAGAGCAGGTGTCCCAGAATGACGTTGAAATAAGCAGAACTTGATTCCAGCAACGTTAAAAATAAGATTAAAATACACGTGGATCTAACGTCGCTTTCGACGTTCTTTCTCAAGTTTCTCCTCAATGGCTTCCAGGAGCCAGGAGTGCCGTGAGATGGGCCGACGTCCCCGGGCATGAGCACGGCGAAGTTGGTCGATCTCCTGCAGAGTGCTCTCGTAGAGCCGCAGCTGTACATTTTTCAGTTCGTCCGTCAGGGCTTGGTCGTTCGGCTCAATTTTTTCAGATGTTTGATTTTGTGGTGGAGTCAGGTCAGCCGCGACGCTGCCTCCACGCCGAATGATCTCCTGCACCTTATCTTCGGGGATATTAGGAGCCACAGAGGCAGGCGTGCGTTTGGGGGCGCGGGAGACCGCCATGCTTATTTGCCCTCCGCCAGGGCGAACTGCGGGGTCCGGCCGGTGATCTGTTGGTACAGGTGCGCGAACTCCTGGGTGGCCTTGCGGTCGTCGGGGTGAAGTTCAAGCACGCCCAGCCCCTGCGCGGCCGCGTTGGCGTACGCTTTGCGGTTCCCGAGAGGGGCGTCAAGGAACGCCAGGGCGTCCGTGTCCCTCAGTGCTTCGGCCGCATCATCGTTGTCACTGCCACGTGGATCGGCCCGGTTCAGAAAGGCGTAGGACTTCAGCTCTGGATTGACCGTCTTGATCTCGTGGATCAGCCGGGCGACCTTCTCCAGCGTCCAGACGTCAAAACTACGGGGATTGAACGGCACCAGGTACAGGTCTGCCACCGTGAGGGCGGCGCGCTGACTGGTGGTGTCACGGCCTCCGGTATCGATGACGACATCCTCGAACTTCTTGGAGAGCCGCCGCAGTTCCTCACGGGCCGCCTGACCTGTGAGTTGAACGGCGGTGTAGCCTGTCTGCCCCCCCTGCCGTTCGTTGCGCCAAGCCGAGAAGTCCGTGGCTGTCTCCTGATCATCTGCATCCACCAAGAGCACGTCCCGACCATCCAAGGCCAAAGCGACGGCGAGATTCGTCGCCACCGTTGTTTTCCCACTGCCACCCTTGATCCCGCCAACCACATAAATCATGTTGTCCTCCATTTGAGATTGAACGTCACGAATAACGTTGAAATCAACTTGACTAATCCAGCCTAGCAGATGCCTTGCGCGACCATCTCTTCCAGCACTTGGGCCGACTGCGGCATCAGAATCTGGGCTAGCTGGCCGGCGACATCCGAGATGCTGCGGGGTGGCTTCCGGAACGGGGCCACCAGTTGACGCAGGACCCGGCAGGTGAGCTGGAGGTCTTGACTCAGGACTGGAGCCAGCCAGGCGTCTGGGTGGACGACTTGCGGGGCCGCTGAGGGAAGAGCGTGGTCAGGAAAATCACTCCGATTGAAGGTGATCAGGTGAGCAACCCTGCTGTGCAGGGCCGCGGCGAGGACGTGTCGGTCATCCGGATCTGGAAGCTTCAATTCAGGGATTAAGTGACTGAAGCCAGTCACTCGCGCGTGCGGTAACGCCCGGTCCATCAATGCCTGGGTCCTCAGCAAAGGCTCGGGCTCAAATCCCCGATCCCGGATCAGCGCATTGATCCATTCGTGGTTGACCTCGTCCGACCAGCGCAGGCGGCAGAGGCCCTCGATGTCCAAGCGGATCAAGAGGTCCCGCAACAGGGAAGGGTAGAGCACGTTGGCGTCGCAGAAGGCCTCGGGTCTGGTGGGGGTGACTGCTGTCACCGAGACGCTGAATCCTGCTCGTACAGGCCCAGATCCTCGGAGAGCTGACTGAGGGCATCGGCAGCGGCATGGCGCTGGTCGCGCTCCTGCTGATAGGCCAGTAAGTCATTCATGGCAATGCGGTGGTGCTTGCCCACCATGCGGAAAGGAAGTTGTCCCGTACGCAGCAGGGTGTTCACCAAGTGAGGCCGACTGACCCCAAGCAATTTGGCAGCTCGAGCTGGTGTGACCGTTTCCTCGGTGGCCACCAAAGCCAGGGTATGGCCCGCTCCCAGTTCTGCCACTGAGGCTTGCAGCAAGCGGGCCAGGATGGGCGTGAGCTTGATGCGCTGAGCTTGAGATCCATTGCCAAAGAGGAGTTCGACAGATTCACCCGCCTGAGCCAGCGTCTTAGCCAGAGCCTGAAGCTGTTCCCGCTCGGTGCGTGAAGGAGTGAAGGCCTGAGTCATAACCTCAGTCTAGCGCAGTTAAGTGAAATAAGTGAAAATGATATACAGAGAATTGAGTCAATGCCCTAATTAACGCCATAAACAACGTTGAAAAGCGTGTCTAAATAACGTTATAATTCACGTGACACTAAACCGTTTTAATGCGTCTGAGACGGAGAATGTACGATAATTTAAAATTACTTCAGGGTGCTGAAACTGCCAAAGACGCCGACAAGCTTGCGCTCAATAGCTTCC encodes:
- a CDS encoding helix-turn-helix domain-containing protein, producing MTQAFTPSRTEREQLQALAKTLAQAGESVELLFGNGSQAQRIKLTPILARLLQASVAELGAGHTLALVATEETVTPARAAKLLGVSRPHLVNTLLRTGQLPFRMVGKHHRIAMNDLLAYQQERDQRHAAADALSQLSEDLGLYEQDSASR
- a CDS encoding PIN domain-containing protein, which encodes MRDLLIRLDIEGLCRLRWSDEVNHEWINALIRDRGFEPEPLLRTQALMDRALPHARVTGFSHLIPELKLPDPDDRHVLAAALHSRVAHLITFNRSDFPDHALPSAAPQVVHPDAWLAPVLSQDLQLTCRVLRQLVAPFRKPPRSISDVAGQLAQILMPQSAQVLEEMVAQGIC
- a CDS encoding YhcG family protein gives rise to the protein MTRSLQMPDDYATLLGNLKTQIRQAQTQAALSVNRELVLLYWQIGQSILERQGQAGWGAKVIDRLAQDLKTEFPEMKGFSRSNLSAMQQFAATWPDPAIVQQLVGQIPWGHNVALLQKVKDPAAREWYARATIQHGWSRNILIHQIDSRLIERQGQATSNFDRALPAPQSELAGQLLKDPYNFDFLSLGTQALERDLERSLLAHLRDFMLELGVGFAFVGSQVHLEVGGEDFYLDLLFYHLKLRCYVVIDLKIGEFKPEYVGKMNFYLSAADDLLRHPQDAPSIGLLLCKTQNKVIAEYALRGVEKPLGIASYQLAEALPDYLEGQLPSVEELEAELSRLEEGATH
- a CDS encoding site-specific integrase, which encodes MTTSDPNLALVRFQGDALAAARGWTDLTSEERRRRAIVAAQQLDPELLWSLTEAHTSLYGSAGAGLSARTARAYREGIGKLLQHADRTGFSLIRPERDAGALYIRSLEVTGLAPSSIRVQLAAARALFRALRWAGATALDPFSDARPVQDKTAPWDKRQPYTDHEVQALLKMAAPRDRALILLCAHGGLRIEEALQLTWNDLDLPGGVLTVQHGKGDKTRRVTLTRTLIAALQVLPRAEAVIGGTQTAARQRLQVIAKRAETRYRGWHAFRHYAGTRLVRQTGSLEYAARHLGHSSIETTRIYAKWSDQALDEALAGW
- a CDS encoding HEAT repeat domain-containing protein; its protein translation is MDAVEAFETEHAVRLPEPYRDFLLQVGNGGAGQAYGLYPLEKTATGGVLKRPSPLHSQMPEVGAWHDVLGLDEDTEAVYDGALTLLTQGCTYDVLLMVSGPDRGRIVYVDWNMEHAPFFSQFPDFLTWYETWLRETLAGYTMTWFGYGLPLNAGESALVAVDQQVPSFQRKAALNNLLRVPSLTADLLTLLESALLSEPDLGIATDFLTLLASNGVQGLGDISWRLLRQAQGHQIYRTVHAMRTMELPTWGDAALWALEQDADQDASQSILYLLKREQALTRRAIELAFTSKHVVTTGLYVNSEFDNPLPVPDAFFTHSDPGVRRYSVEYQPNAVLHPKLPQLLELYRQEASEHVRQGWALKIGSFHEPVVTAALTEFLEREDSAIVRSALTRRLGEHKATQAVPLLMRLTQQEDHVLRLEAATALGEIGDERARPALKALLDQHEKPFRIEGGGGMGYSYSVAEAARRALKILGGHQRHRKILGKLVKILTRTRE
- a CDS encoding M48 family metallopeptidase → MKVTAKAPERAERVLQAWLRERAEQVLAERMERCLERASHYGIQHSGEFRLRSMATQWGSCSRTGRLTFNPLLIQAPKECIDYVLLHELCHTLEFSHSRAYYALLGRVLPDWKAKRARLNRLVELPGSLL
- a CDS encoding AAA family ATPase → MIYVVGGIKGGSGKTTVATNLAVALALDGRDVLLVDADDQETATDFSAWRNERQGGQTGYTAVQLTGQAAREELRRLSKKFEDVVIDTGGRDTTSQRAALTVADLYLVPFNPRSFDVWTLEKVARLIHEIKTVNPELKSYAFLNRADPRGSDNDDAAEALRDTDALAFLDAPLGNRKAYANAAAQGLGVLELHPDDRKATQEFAHLYQQITGRTPQFALAEGK
- a CDS encoding type I restriction-modification system subunit M N-terminal domain-containing protein, giving the protein MTKAARTASHIEEVLWSTADQLRGHVDAAYKHVFLGWVSLDSISDTLSLHYEKVEAAYGQATAEDRDECVADGVFWMSEEARWDEPKTMPSRGRSRQADRRRHDRPGSPDQSQPRTAGL